DNA from Pelagibacterium nitratireducens:
ATCCCGCATATATTGCGTAGGGTGGCAAAGCCCGAATGCATCTCGGCCGCTGCCGAGCGCGCCCACGCGCGCGCCGCCCGATCCCCCGGCCAAACCTGGGAATAATCTTCGGCGACATATTCGGTGATCGCCAGCGAATCCCAGACCGTCAAATCACCATCCACGAGGCACGGCACGAGACCGGTCGGGGAAAATTTGCGGAATTCCTCATAGCTGGAGGCCTGGAGAAAGGGCACGAAGCGCTCATCGAAATCGATCCCGAGCGTTTTGAGCAGAACCCAGGGCCGCAGCGACCAGGAGGAATAATTCTTGTTGGCTATATAAAGCGCGTACATGGCATTTCTCCGTCAGAATGGCCATCACTTATCGGGTTACGCACCAGCACAAAAAGCACCAGTCGAAGAGGATTTCGCAGTTCCGCTCAGCTCAGTTTTTCGTCTACGGCGGCCTCAGCAAAGGTTGCCATGTTCTTGTGCACATGCAGGGCCGTCTTGCACAGAACGGCGGCCAACGCGGCACCGCTCCCCTCCCCCAACCGCATACCCAGGCCGAGCAGCGGCTTTGCGCCCATCTTTTCGAGTGCCCGTGCATGACCGCCTTCGGCCGAAACGTGACCGAAAAGGCAGTGATCGATCGAAGCGGGATTGACAGCGTGGGCAATGGCAGCAGCGGCTGTGGCCACAAAACCATCGACGATCAATGGCACCTTCTGATGGCGGGTGGCGATGATGGCCCCAACCATGGCGGCGATTTCTCGTCCGCCCAGATTGGCGAGAATCTCAAAGGGGGTATTGAGGCGCCCCGCATGGCGGGCCAGCGCCCGGTCGACGGCATCGGCCTTGCGCTTGAGGCCCGCATCGTCAACGCCGGTGCCACGTCCGACCCAGTCGGCGCCCGCGCCGCCATAAAGGGCCGCATAGATTGCTGCAGCGACGGTGGTGTTTCCGATTCCCATTTCCCCGATGCACAGAAGATCGACCTCACCCGCAATGGCTTCCATGCCGTAGGCAATGGTCGCAGCACAGGTGCGCTCGTCCATGGCGGGCACAACCGTGATATCCCCGGTCGGCACGTCCAGCGCCAACTCGAACACCCGCAGATTGATTTCATGGAGGGCGCAAATCTGCGAAATCGCCGCCCCGCCCTTGGTGAAATTGTTGACCATCTGCTTTGTCACATCGCGCGGGAATGTCGATACGCCCTGCTCTGTCACTCCGTGATTGGCAGCAAAAATCGCAACCATGGGATCTTCAAACGTAGGCTCGGGTTTGCCCTGCCAGCGGGCCAAATGCTCAACCAGAAATTCCATCTCGCCGAGCGATCCGGCGGGTTTGGTCAATTGCGCGTCGCGTGCCCGTACCGCCGCGACCGCCGCCTCGTCGCCGTCCGGGCCAAGCATCAGGAGATCATGGAAATCGGTGAAGGCTTGGGCAGACATGGTCGCTCCCGGATTCGGATGATATGAGGGTGCTCCTTTTGGGACGAAAAGAGGAAAAACGCAATTGAGTGATGCCGACAACAGAGGTGGCTCTTCGAACGACGAGTCTTCTCGTCATGGCGCTGATCTGACCTCCGATCTGGTCATGGCGTTGCGCTTTTTTTCACGCCTGCCGACCGGCACGCGTTTACACACCGTGCCCAATCTCGATCGCATTGCACGCATCTTGCCCCTCGCCAGTCTTCTGATCGGGCTTGGCCCTGCCTGCGTGCTGCTGCTCGGCGTTGCGGGCGGTATTTCACCCCTTTTTGCGGCAATTGCCGCCGCCGCCTGCTCGGCCATCGTGACGGGCGCCATGAGTGAGGACGCGGCAGCCGATGCAGCCGACGGGCTGTTTGGTGGCAGCACGGCCGAGCGCCGGCTGGAAATCCTTAAAGACAGTCGCCACGGCACTTATGGCGTGCTGACCATTGTGTTTATCGTCGGCCTCAAGGCTGCAGCGCTTTCGGCGCTCGCCGTTCATGGCGGCCTTGCCGTCGCAGCCCTATGGCTGGCCGCAGGGCTGCTCGCCCGGTCTGGCGGGCTTTATGTCGCGATGGCCCTGCCGCCCGCCCGCACCGCGGGTGCTTCAGCTTCGGCGGGCCGGCTTTCGCGGAACGCTTTCGGTCTAGGGCTCGTTGTTGCTTTCGTCGTTGCTCTCGTACTGGCGGTTCCATTCGTATCCCCTCTGGGCCTTTTGGTCGCAGGTGTTATTGCTGCGGTCGTTGCCCTTGGGTGGACACGGCTTTGTGACCGGCTGGTCGGCGGCCAGACAGGCGATCTTATCGGTGCTTTGCAGGCGCTGCTTGAAATTGCCCTATTGGCAGCCTTTATGACTATGATCGCC
Protein-coding regions in this window:
- the cobT gene encoding nicotinate-nucleotide--dimethylbenzimidazole phosphoribosyltransferase; this translates as MSAQAFTDFHDLLMLGPDGDEAAVAAVRARDAQLTKPAGSLGEMEFLVEHLARWQGKPEPTFEDPMVAIFAANHGVTEQGVSTFPRDVTKQMVNNFTKGGAAISQICALHEINLRVFELALDVPTGDITVVPAMDERTCAATIAYGMEAIAGEVDLLCIGEMGIGNTTVAAAIYAALYGGAGADWVGRGTGVDDAGLKRKADAVDRALARHAGRLNTPFEILANLGGREIAAMVGAIIATRHQKVPLIVDGFVATAAAAIAHAVNPASIDHCLFGHVSAEGGHARALEKMGAKPLLGLGMRLGEGSGAALAAVLCKTALHVHKNMATFAEAAVDEKLS
- a CDS encoding adenosylcobinamide-GDP ribazoletransferase, whose translation is MSDADNRGGSSNDESSRHGADLTSDLVMALRFFSRLPTGTRLHTVPNLDRIARILPLASLLIGLGPACVLLLGVAGGISPLFAAIAAAACSAIVTGAMSEDAAADAADGLFGGSTAERRLEILKDSRHGTYGVLTIVFIVGLKAAALSALAVHGGLAVAALWLAAGLLARSGGLYVAMALPPARTAGASASAGRLSRNAFGLGLVVAFVVALVLAVPFVSPLGLLVAGVIAAVVALGWTRLCDRLVGGQTGDLIGALQALLEIALLAAFMTMIAG